A genomic segment from Nocardia cyriacigeorgica GUH-2 encodes:
- a CDS encoding TetR/AcrR family transcriptional regulator — MPKTSDAPGQKGLPGRKAQAARNDGIILEAARAVFLADAGAPISAVAERAGVGISALYRRYPSKDVLLRTLCYEGLRRYNAEAEAALEDPDGWRGLVGFLERVVDADVHSLTVRLAGTFTPDDSIVPDVQRSGELTTELVRRAHATGRLRSDVTDLDLGLVLDACAAVSTPDPERTTQLRRRVLALLVDGLAGVGELPGPAPQPGEFAWRWQPRTSG, encoded by the coding sequence ATGCCGAAAACATCCGATGCACCAGGTCAGAAGGGTTTGCCCGGCCGCAAGGCGCAGGCCGCCCGCAACGACGGCATCATCCTCGAGGCCGCGCGCGCGGTCTTCCTCGCCGATGCCGGCGCACCGATCTCCGCCGTCGCCGAACGCGCGGGCGTCGGCATCAGCGCGCTCTATCGCCGTTACCCGAGCAAAGACGTACTTCTTCGGACGCTCTGCTACGAGGGCCTGCGCCGCTACAACGCTGAAGCGGAAGCGGCCCTGGAAGATCCGGACGGCTGGCGAGGGCTGGTGGGTTTCCTGGAGCGGGTGGTGGACGCCGATGTCCATTCGCTCACGGTGCGCCTGGCGGGAACCTTCACGCCCGACGATTCGATCGTGCCCGACGTACAGCGCTCCGGTGAGCTGACGACGGAACTGGTGCGGCGGGCCCACGCCACCGGCCGGCTTCGCTCGGACGTGACCGACCTGGACCTGGGACTCGTGCTGGACGCCTGCGCTGCCGTCAGCACGCCCGACCCCGAACGCACCACGCAATTGCGGCGACGAGTGCTCGCCCTGCTGGTCGACGGCCTGGCCGGCGTCGGCGAACTACCCGGCCCGGCTCCCCAGCCGGGTGAGTTCGCCTGGCGCTGGCAGCCGCGCACCAGCGGGTGA
- a CDS encoding KasA/KasB family beta-ketoacyl-ACP synthase has protein sequence MDVTVASETPRSADDVVITAYAATTSLAADMDLTWAELLRGRTGIGRLDDDFAEELPVRIGGKLTEDPAAELSRVEQRRHSYVEQLALVLGRRVWRAAGTPEVEGERLAVVIGTGLGGGDALIDAVDAMRAGGYRKVAPMTVPMVMPNGPAAAVSLEIGARAGVYAPVSACSSGSEAIAHAWRLIRTGEADVVVAGGVEGHIHAVPIASFAMMRAMSTRNDEPERASRPFDRDRDGFVFGEAGALVVLESERHARARGARPHARVLGAGITSDAYHIVASEPEGNGAARAMRKAINAAGLQDSDIQHVNAHATSTSIGDASEANAISAVTPAASIYAPKSALGHSIGAVGALETVITALTLREQVVPPTLNLDNPDVDLDIVTGAPRPQRIDYALTNSFGFGGHNVAVALGRV, from the coding sequence GTGGATGTAACAGTCGCTTCAGAAACTCCGCGCTCGGCCGATGATGTGGTCATCACGGCCTACGCGGCCACCACTTCACTGGCCGCCGATATGGATCTGACCTGGGCGGAGCTGCTGCGCGGCCGCACCGGCATCGGCCGGCTCGACGACGATTTCGCCGAGGAGCTCCCGGTGCGCATCGGCGGCAAGCTGACCGAGGACCCGGCCGCCGAGCTGAGCAGGGTCGAGCAGCGCAGGCATTCGTATGTGGAGCAGCTGGCGCTGGTGCTCGGCCGCCGGGTGTGGCGGGCGGCCGGGACGCCGGAGGTCGAGGGTGAGCGGCTCGCGGTCGTCATCGGGACCGGTCTCGGTGGCGGCGACGCGTTGATCGACGCGGTCGACGCCATGCGTGCGGGCGGTTACCGCAAGGTGGCCCCGATGACGGTGCCCATGGTGATGCCGAATGGCCCAGCGGCGGCGGTGAGTCTCGAAATCGGCGCGCGGGCAGGGGTTTACGCTCCGGTATCGGCCTGCTCCTCGGGTTCGGAGGCGATCGCGCACGCCTGGCGGCTGATCCGCACCGGCGAGGCCGATGTGGTCGTCGCCGGTGGCGTGGAGGGCCATATCCACGCGGTGCCGATCGCCAGCTTCGCCATGATGCGGGCCATGAGCACCCGCAATGACGAGCCCGAGCGCGCCTCCCGGCCGTTCGACCGCGACCGCGACGGATTCGTCTTCGGTGAGGCCGGCGCACTGGTCGTCCTCGAATCCGAGCGCCACGCGCGCGCCAGGGGCGCCCGCCCGCATGCCCGCGTGCTCGGCGCGGGCATCACCTCCGACGCCTATCACATCGTGGCCTCCGAACCCGAGGGCAACGGCGCCGCCCGTGCCATGCGCAAGGCGATCAACGCTGCGGGACTACAGGATTCGGATATCCAGCATGTGAATGCCCACGCCACCTCGACCTCCATCGGCGACGCTTCCGAGGCCAACGCCATCTCCGCGGTGACGCCGGCCGCCTCGATCTACGCCCCGAAGTCGGCCCTCGGCCATTCCATCGGCGCGGTCGGCGCCCTGGAAACCGTCATCACCGCGCTCACCCTGCGCGAACAGGTCGTCCCGCCGACGCTGAACCTGGACAACCCGGACGTCGACCTCGACATCGTTACCGGTGCACCCCGCCCGCAGCGCATCGACTACGCCCTCACCAACTCCTTCGGCTTCGGTGGCCACAACGTCGCTGTGGCGCTCGGCCGGGTGTAG
- a CDS encoding nitroreductase/quinone reductase family protein, whose product MTESGSSADTSKITSYDDPDAPWNKEYSPDEIATWNDEIIREFRANGGTVGGDYAGSTLLILTTTGAKSGRPHTVVLGALYRDDTLYVSSFIEDRYPAWYHNVRANPDVTVELGPTTYRATAEALTGDRYEEFAAWALRENPLLADYQSKVSKPLPLVVLTLGDPLERPASE is encoded by the coding sequence ATGACGGAATCCGGCAGCTCCGCAGACACCAGCAAGATCACTTCCTACGACGACCCGGACGCCCCCTGGAACAAGGAGTACTCCCCCGACGAAATCGCCACCTGGAACGACGAGATCATTCGCGAATTCCGCGCGAACGGCGGCACAGTCGGCGGCGACTACGCAGGCTCCACCCTGCTGATCCTCACCACCACCGGCGCCAAATCCGGCCGCCCCCACACCGTCGTCCTCGGCGCCCTCTACCGCGACGACACCCTCTACGTCAGCTCCTTCATCGAAGACCGCTACCCCGCCTGGTACCACAACGTCCGCGCAAACCCCGACGTGACAGTAGAACTCGGCCCCACCACCTACCGAGCCACCGCCGAAGCCCTTACCGGCGACCGCTACGAAGAATTCGCCGCCTGGGCACTCCGCGAAAACCCGCTCCTCGCCGATTACCAGTCGAAGGTGTCGAAGCCGCTGCCCCTGGTCGTGCTGACGCTGGGTGATCCGCTCGAACGGCCTGCCTCCGAATAG
- a CDS encoding TetR/AcrR family transcriptional regulator has product MARPLDHAKRTELLAAVVRYIAEHGLADLSLRPLAAELGTSSRMLIYYFETKENLLVQALATQRPDISAIFAGVTDAADLRERLWDFWVANSSGEGVTSVRVMMQVLGAACAPHGPYARYAEEAIAVFIRALADGLRHIDTIDDPEVVATLLISGLRGILQDRLITGDAARTDRAARRLLDQMVR; this is encoded by the coding sequence ATGGCTCGCCCACTCGACCACGCCAAACGCACCGAACTCCTGGCCGCCGTGGTGCGTTATATCGCCGAACACGGCCTCGCCGACCTGTCCCTTCGTCCGCTCGCCGCCGAACTCGGCACCAGTTCACGGATGCTCATCTACTACTTCGAGACCAAGGAGAACCTGCTGGTCCAGGCCTTGGCGACGCAGCGGCCCGATATCTCGGCGATATTCGCCGGGGTCACCGACGCGGCCGATCTGCGGGAGCGGCTGTGGGATTTCTGGGTCGCCAACAGCTCCGGCGAGGGCGTGACAAGCGTGCGGGTGATGATGCAGGTGCTCGGCGCCGCCTGCGCACCCCACGGCCCGTACGCCCGATACGCCGAAGAAGCCATCGCCGTCTTCATCCGCGCCCTGGCCGACGGCCTGCGCCACATCGACACCATCGACGACCCCGAAGTGGTTGCCACCCTGCTGATCTCGGGCCTGCGCGGCATCCTGCAAGACCGCCTCATCACCGGCGACGCCGCCCGCACCGACCGCGCGGCCCGCCGCCTGCTCGACCAGATGGTGCGCTGA
- a CDS encoding NAD(P)-dependent oxidoreductase, translating to MRIAIFGATGTLGRHAVERALEQGHEVTVLTRDASRVGRQHERLHVIEGDVLDPTAVERAVTGQEAVLISLGNGRKGVVRAEGTRSVIEAMQRTGVKRLICQSTLGVGDSRPNLNFLWKYVMFGMLLRPAYADHVQQEEYVRASDLDWTIVRPSAFTDGPATGTYRRGFPADASGLALKISRADIAEFMLEQLTDRSYLHRAAAISN from the coding sequence ATGCGAATCGCGATCTTCGGAGCCACCGGAACCCTCGGCCGCCACGCCGTCGAGCGGGCCCTGGAGCAGGGGCATGAGGTCACCGTGCTCACTCGCGACGCGAGCCGGGTCGGCAGGCAGCATGAGCGGCTGCATGTGATCGAGGGCGATGTGCTCGATCCGACGGCCGTCGAGCGAGCGGTCACCGGTCAGGAGGCGGTGCTGATTTCCCTGGGTAACGGCCGCAAGGGCGTGGTCCGCGCCGAGGGCACCCGCAGCGTCATCGAGGCCATGCAGCGTACGGGCGTGAAGCGGCTGATCTGCCAGTCCACCCTCGGCGTCGGCGACAGCAGGCCGAATCTGAACTTCCTCTGGAAGTACGTCATGTTCGGGATGTTGCTGCGGCCGGCCTACGCCGATCACGTCCAGCAGGAGGAGTATGTGCGCGCCAGCGATCTGGACTGGACCATCGTCCGGCCGAGCGCCTTCACCGACGGTCCCGCCACCGGAACCTACCGGCGCGGATTCCCGGCCGACGCAAGCGGTTTGGCGTTGAAGATCTCGCGCGCCGATATCGCCGAGTTCATGCTCGAACAACTCACCGACCGCAGCTATCTGCACCGCGCCGCGGCCATCTCGAACTGA